From Salvia splendens isolate huo1 chromosome 3, SspV2, whole genome shotgun sequence, a single genomic window includes:
- the LOC121794870 gene encoding protein GDAP2 homolog isoform X2 — protein MDDAVDANTNRGGLANESGDSVVTLDQVPCWSSVECKDSNENEDPAFSNSSFADPLTSIDEGGDCLNGMQSRFPVNHEVNSKVYLWRGNPWVLEVDAVVNSTNESLDESQSSPGLHTAAGPVLAEECATLGGCRTGMAKISKGYDLPARRVIHTVGPIYAVKYHSAVENALSHCYRSCLELLIENGLQSIAMGCIYTEAKMYPREPAAHVAIRTVRRFLEKQKDYVHAVIFCTTASSDAEIYKRLLPLYFPREKKEEVLATTKLPADVGDENGTQHTCLHIWILLSCP, from the exons ATGGATGATGCTGTGGATGCCAACACCAATCGAGGTGGGTTGGCAAATGAAAGTGGAGATTCTGTGGTGACACTAGATCAAGTTCCATGCTGGAGTAGTGTGGAGTGTAAAGACTCGAATGAGAATGAAGATCCTGCATTTTCGAACTCATCCTTTGCAGACCCGTTGACATCTATAGATGAGGGTGGGGATTGTTTAAATGGCATGCAATCCAGGTTCCCGGTGAATCATGAGGTTAACTCCAAGGTTTATCTTTGGAGGGGGAACCCTTGGGTTCTTGAGGTGGATGCTGTTGTCAATTCAACGAATGAG AGCTTAGATGAATCGCAGAGCAGTCCTGGTTTGCATACTGCAGCTGGACCTGTCCTTGCAGAAGAATGTGCAACACTG GGTGGTTGCCGAACAGGGATGGCAAAAATTAGCAAAGGATATGACCTTCCTGCTAG GAGGGTCATACATACAGTTGGTCCTATATATGCTGTAAAATATCATTCTGCTGTAGAGAATGCTTTAAGTCATTGCTATAGGTCTTGCCTGGAACTTCTCATTGAAAATGGATTGCAGAG CATTGCTATGGGCTGTATATATACAGAAGCCAAAATGTATCCACGAGAACCTGCTGCCCATGTTGCAATAA gaACTGTCAGGCGATTTCTCGAGAAACAGAAGGATTACGTACATGCAGTCATATTTTGTACCACAGCATCATCTGACGCAGAGATTTATAAGAG ATTGCTCCCACTTTACTTTCCAAGGGAGAAGAAAGAGGAGGTATTAGCTACTACAAAACTTCCTGCAGATGTTGGCGATGAAAATG GAACTCAGCATACTTGTCTTCATATCTGGATCCTGCTTTCATGTCCTTGA
- the LOC121794870 gene encoding protein GDAP2 homolog isoform X1: MDDAVDANTNRGGLANESGDSVVTLDQVPCWSSVECKDSNENEDPAFSNSSFADPLTSIDEGGDCLNGMQSRFPVNHEVNSKVYLWRGNPWVLEVDAVVNSTNESLDESQSSPGLHTAAGPVLAEECATLGGCRTGMAKISKGYDLPARRVIHTVGPIYAVKYHSAVENALSHCYRSCLELLIENGLQSIAMGCIYTEAKMYPREPAAHVAIRTVRRFLEKQKDYVHAVIFCTTASSDAEIYKRLLPLYFPREKKEEVLATTKLPADVGDENGETVIDERRIRIQPLPNVKKKAVPRIPQTSKDLLVSDVLPARKLVMHTSFSPLLCL, translated from the exons ATGGATGATGCTGTGGATGCCAACACCAATCGAGGTGGGTTGGCAAATGAAAGTGGAGATTCTGTGGTGACACTAGATCAAGTTCCATGCTGGAGTAGTGTGGAGTGTAAAGACTCGAATGAGAATGAAGATCCTGCATTTTCGAACTCATCCTTTGCAGACCCGTTGACATCTATAGATGAGGGTGGGGATTGTTTAAATGGCATGCAATCCAGGTTCCCGGTGAATCATGAGGTTAACTCCAAGGTTTATCTTTGGAGGGGGAACCCTTGGGTTCTTGAGGTGGATGCTGTTGTCAATTCAACGAATGAG AGCTTAGATGAATCGCAGAGCAGTCCTGGTTTGCATACTGCAGCTGGACCTGTCCTTGCAGAAGAATGTGCAACACTG GGTGGTTGCCGAACAGGGATGGCAAAAATTAGCAAAGGATATGACCTTCCTGCTAG GAGGGTCATACATACAGTTGGTCCTATATATGCTGTAAAATATCATTCTGCTGTAGAGAATGCTTTAAGTCATTGCTATAGGTCTTGCCTGGAACTTCTCATTGAAAATGGATTGCAGAG CATTGCTATGGGCTGTATATATACAGAAGCCAAAATGTATCCACGAGAACCTGCTGCCCATGTTGCAATAA gaACTGTCAGGCGATTTCTCGAGAAACAGAAGGATTACGTACATGCAGTCATATTTTGTACCACAGCATCATCTGACGCAGAGATTTATAAGAG ATTGCTCCCACTTTACTTTCCAAGGGAGAAGAAAGAGGAGGTATTAGCTACTACAAAACTTCCTGCAGATGTTGGCGATGAAAATGGTGAGACAGTTATTGATGAACGCAGAATAAGAATTCAGCCTTTGCCTAATGTGAAGAAGAAGGCGGTTCCAAGAATTCCTCAAACCTCTAAGGATCTGCTAGTCAGTGATGTTTTGCCAGCACGAAAGCTAGTGATGCATACCTCTTTCTCACCCCTTTTATGCCTCTAA
- the LOC121793797 gene encoding uncharacterized protein LOC121793797: protein MVLSLLNASLTIPSPTTLISTNRFGIPSRSSQGRNFSMVSCRREPEHSIYTNFGRECSSVPAIEPIVLQKSAFIVAASLSVVLWSNPAHAGFLSGSTGIESVPGPQLPQMDFLTRFNEENQKKYAENDARFKESPILKKLLEQSKLNKEKNKQATLDKYCIRGAEWGVGDCSADGMSPEDREKFIAMLKQKAGIE from the exons ATGGTTCTCTCTTTGCTCAATGCGTCACTCACTATCCCATCTCCGACAACTTTAATCTCTACGAACAGATTCGGAATCCCTTCTCGTTCTTCTCAAGGAAGGAATTTTTCGATGGTTTCGTGCCGCAGGGAACCGGAGCATTCGATATACACAAATTTTGGCCGCGAATGTTCATCCGTTCCCGCCATTGAACCGATTGTGCTTCAGAAATCTGCGTTTATTGTAGCTGCCTCTCTTTCTGTTGTTCTCTGGTCTAATCcag CTCATGCTGGATTCCTCTCGGGCTCCACCGGTATAGAATCAGTCCCCGGTCCACAGTTGCCTCAGATGGATTTCCTCACTCGTTTCAATG AGGAAAATCAGAAAAAGTATGCAGAGAATGACGCAAGATTCAAAGAGTCTCCGATCCTCAAGAAGCTGCTCGAGCAGTCAAAGTTAAACAAGGAGAA AAACAAACAAGCAACTCTTGACAAATACTGCATTCGAGGAGCTGAGTGGGGCGTTGGAGACTGCTCGGCTGATGGCATGTCACCGGAGGACAGGGAGAAATTTATTGCAATGCTGAAGCAGAAGGCTGGGATCGAATGA
- the LOC121796545 gene encoding uncharacterized protein LOC121796545, whose protein sequence is MDSDEDGLLGLEDFVKIVEGAGEEESRLLNSPTPSPLSTLLTSATFRIPQPPPPICVDSTPPQLPLPQNRPALSCLHAIFNKSSRSKMTKRGRPRAQASQEAEKRLRSDIDDAVDENCGLE, encoded by the exons ATGGACTCGGACGAGGACGGGTTGTTGGGTTTGGAGGATTTCGTGAAGATAGTGGAGGGAGCGGGAGAGGAAGAGAG CCGACTCCTCAACTCTCCCACTCCTTCCCCTCTCTCAACCCTACTTACATCCGCCACATTTCGAATTCCACAGCCTCCGCCACCGATTTGCGTCGATTCCACTCCACCGCAGTTACCGCTGCCACAAAATCGACCGGCGTTGTCGTGTTTGCACGCCATATTCAACAAATCGAGCAG atcaaaaatgacaaaaagaggTCGTCCCCGCGCGCAAGCATCGCAGGAAGCAG agaagcgGCTAAGATCAGACATTGACGATGCAGTTGACGAGAATTGTGGTTTGGAGTGA
- the LOC121796546 gene encoding nodulin-related protein 1-like, which produces MDFLSGLAKGGDSKTQPGGEEKSSTTDLFSDAKVVAEAARAQFSNEPEKCDKAKAASSAADLLGAASEHGKLDSTQGVGKYVDQAEGYLRQYGAPKSTPAAAEDKPAANHVTETANHVAETEIPSGGDVKKPEESGEVGDYAKKAEELLGGTGEKSGPEGLLKAAGGFFGK; this is translated from the coding sequence ATGGATTTCTTGTCAGGCTTAGCTAAAGGCGGTGACTCCAAGACTCAGCCCGGCGGCGAGGAGAAATCCTCCACCACCGACCTTTTCTCCGACGCCAAGGTAGTAGCGGAGGCCGCTCGTGCCCAGTTCAGCAACGAGCCGGAGAAGTGCGACAAGGCCAAGGCCGCCAGCTCCGCCGCCGACCTCCTCGGCGCCGCCTCCGAGCACGGCAAGCTCGACTCCACCCAGGGCGTCGGCAAGTACGTCGACCAAGCCGAGGGCTACCTCCGCCAGTACGGCGCCCCCAAATCCACCCCCGCCGCCGCTGAAGACAAACCCGCTGCCAACCACGTGACCGAGACCGCCAACCACGTGGCAGAGACCGAAATTCCTTCGGGCGGCGACGTGAAGAAGCCGGAGGAGAGCGGCGAGGTTGGGGACTACGCGAAGAAGGCGGAGGAGCTGCTCGGCGGAACCGGTGAGAAGAGCGGGCCGGAGGGTTTGTTGAAGGCTGCCGGCGGATTCTTTGGCAAATAA
- the LOC121794874 gene encoding E3 ubiquitin-protein ligase RNF182-like: MWKSISHTIRGFRQKKNIAELVRVCHEASDDEISSNSSTEEGLECPICWESFNIVENVPYVLWCGHSLCKNCIMGLRLATLKFSPHLIQIPFFVSCPWCNFLTFRLLYKGSLRFPSKNFFILWMVESRNGERVKTLSSICRDRQQIWSQRCPSATSNNFSDATSRTLHRLGHSSYRYNHSRYSDIFTDERLQMSLHKSLDFFIRVMAKFPLVLLLMIVTFALPVSAVILMLYLAITILFAVPAFLVLYFAYPLLDWLGREMRT; this comes from the coding sequence ATGTGGAAATCTATATCACATACCATTCGGGGATTTAGGCAAAAGAAAAACATTGCTGAGCTAGTCAGGGTTTGCCATGAAGCATCAGATGATGAGATCTCTTCGAACTCTAGCACTGAAGAAGGGCTGGAATGCCCAATCTGTTGGGAATCATTCAATATTGTTGAGAACGTGCCTTATGTTTTATGGTGCGGCCACAGCCTCTGTAAGAATTGCATCATGGGGCTTCGTTTGGCTACTCTGAAGTTTTCCCCGCATCTGATCCAGATTCCCTTTTTTGTTTCCTGTCCATGGTGCAATTTCCTGACATTCCGTCTCCTTTACAAGGGTAGTCTTAGATTCCCAAGCAAGAACTTCTTCATACTGTGGATGGTGGAAAGCAGAAATGGTGAGAGGGTGAAGACACTTTCGTCCATCTGTAGAGACCGTCAACAAATATGGTCCCAAAGGTGCCCTTCAGCTACCAGTAATAACTTTTCTGATGCCACCAGCAGGACATTGCATCGTCTTGGTCATTCAAGCTACAGATATAATCACAGCCGCTACAGTGATATATTCACTGATGAAAGGCTCCAGATGTCACTCCACAAATCCCTCGACTTCTTCATTAGAGTGATGGCCAAGTTTCCACTGGTTCTTCTACTCATGATCGTCACATTTGCATTACCTGTGAGTGCTGTCATCCTAATGCTCTACTTGGCAATAACAATTCTCTTTGCGGTTCCAGCCTTCTTGGTTCTGTATTTTGCATATCCCCTGCTGGATTGGCTGGGACGAGAGATGAGAACTTAG